In the genome of Cyclopterus lumpus isolate fCycLum1 chromosome 19, fCycLum1.pri, whole genome shotgun sequence, the window TCATCTCTGAACTGACGTGACTGTGCAAAGACAGCTTGCTTGCGAGTTGCACGCAGGAGAAGACGATGAGGGGGAACGTGTCCTTGATCTTCTCCAACACAGCCTCCTCAGAACTTTCTgttagagcagcagcagcaccagcgcCTTCAGGTGTGGGTGTGGTCAGCAGACCTGTAAGGTGCTTGACCATGAACCTGAAGGGCGACAGTCATTCACATGAAGCCTAAAACCAACATCATCATGGGGAGAACAGAACATGTAGCTGCTCCTTCTTACCTTTGGAGTAATTCGATGGCGTGATATGCGGCCAGCGGATCGAGTCTGAGTTCTTGCGTTATCAGGAAGACGTATTCTACGTTGCACCGGAGGAGGGAGGCAGGGCGTCGGCGAAGAAAAGCAGGGAACAAAACAGAAAGATCCTCTATTTGAACACAGCATGTTGGGACAGAGCATACAAAAGCATTTTCAGGAAGGAATTTGTCTGgcagtaaatgtgttttttcaatgTAAAGTGATAAAAAGGGAGAGATCATCCAAACTTTAACTCAAGtgctgaggtacttgtactttgaGTGTCTCTGTTTTTCTGCTACTTCTACTTATTTTGGAAGCTAATATTGTATTGTCACTAATTACTTTGTACATtcagattaataaaaaatattaaatggattattatggATTAAGCTAATGCATAATGAGATACCATTTATTATACTGAATAATTCTGCATAgtcagtacttttactacagtaagaTGTTGACTTAAGAGcattttttacagtgtggttTTGCTACTTAAGTAAATGTGCACCTTCCACCTTCATGTAGTTCTGTGAAATGGgatcaataaacaaaacaaaagacagtCGTCATAACTCTGGTTATTCATGAGCCGTTTGCATTGATACTGATTTCAAGATATTAAAAACATCAGATTTTCGCGATGGGTCCTGGAGTCATTATAAGTGAAGAGAATTCATATTAAATTTGGATTATCTTTTTCTGAATAGAGATTTCTTTGCGTGAAATCAACTGAGATCCGTGCAAATAAAAGACACTTAACCATGAATCACAACCCTGCTGGGTTCGAGACCACCCACCAGCCAACAAAATTGCATCGTGactcagtttaaaaaaaataaataaatgcaagtaTTTCTTTGGTGCTTTcgagaaacagacagaaatgattgaaatggaaaagaaatccCCACGAATCCATTTAAACAAATTGTCTGTTCGCCGTTATGTGAGACACGAGGAAGCACGCGGATGTTCATTAGGAGTCATTCACACTGCTTTCCATCTGCTCCTCCTTGGTGGCAGGTCTGTCTGCGTGTATGTAGGTGTATGAATTGAGAATTGGGCTccataataacaa includes:
- the cntd1 gene encoding cyclin N-terminal domain-containing protein 1 isoform X3; the protein is MISPFLSLYIEKTHLLPDKFLPENAFVCSVPTCCVQIEDLSVLFPAFLRRRPASLLRCNVEYVFLITQELRLDPLAAYHAIELLQRFMVKHLTGLLTTPTPEGAGAAAALTESSEEAVLEKIKDTFPLIVFSCVQLASKLSLHSHMIDNNTAVRFLHSVGLSVSKQTLLDSELMVLKGLEFRLNAPNPLTYVEILLEVLGHNEPSIPVEHLHLLCHQVLQFVSLQRTAIYDSLLVTTTRCVSPSREHR